From Staphylothermus hellenicus DSM 12710, a single genomic window includes:
- a CDS encoding DNA-directed RNA polymerase subunit H, with protein sequence MSRKKPNILEHELVPKHEVLSVREAAELLRKLKIKPAQLPWISIDDPVVKAIGAKPGDIIRIIRKSSTAGETIAYRYVVVDTLRPRKKKV encoded by the coding sequence ATGTCTCGGAAAAAACCCAATATTTTAGAACACGAACTTGTTCCTAAACATGAAGTATTATCTGTTCGAGAAGCTGCCGAGCTTCTGAGGAAGCTTAAAATAAAACCTGCCCAGCTCCCCTGGATCAGTATTGATGATCCTGTTGTTAAAGCTATTGGAGCAAAGCCCGGAGATATAATCCGCATAATTAGGAAAAGCTCAACAGCTGGAGAAACAATTGCTTATAGATACGTAGTTGTAGATACACTTAGACCTAGAAAGAAAAAGGTGTGA